Proteins from a genomic interval of Salinivibrio kushneri:
- the rsmH gene encoding 16S rRNA (cytosine(1402)-N(4))-methyltransferase RsmH, with protein MSEQYTHVSVLLNESVDGLAIKPDGIYVDGTFGRGGHSRHILSQLGENGRLYAIDRDPRAIEEASTIDDPRFQIIHGPFSAIEAYLRDRGLSEKVDGILLDLGVSSPQLDDPSRGFSFMHDGPLDMRMDPSSGQSAAQWLATASPDDIAWVLKVFGEERFARRIANAIVRHREDEEATPLTTTNQLAKLIDHAVPFREKKKHPATRSFQAIRIYINSELDEIEQALQGALASLAPGGRLSVISFHSLEDRMVKRFIRKQSKGPDVPKGVPLTEAQIAELGSAAMKPIGKAIKPSADEVAQNARARSSVLRIAEKLG; from the coding sequence ATGTCAGAACAGTATACCCATGTTTCCGTCCTATTGAACGAATCGGTAGACGGCCTCGCGATAAAGCCAGACGGCATTTATGTCGATGGTACCTTTGGTCGCGGCGGTCACTCTCGCCATATCTTATCGCAGCTGGGTGAAAACGGGCGTTTGTACGCCATTGATCGCGACCCTCGCGCGATTGAAGAAGCCAGCACCATTGACGATCCTCGCTTTCAAATTATTCATGGTCCTTTTTCTGCCATCGAGGCCTATCTGCGTGACCGGGGCTTGAGTGAAAAAGTCGATGGCATCTTGCTCGATCTGGGCGTGTCGTCTCCGCAGCTGGACGATCCTAGCCGTGGATTCAGCTTTATGCATGACGGCCCTTTAGATATGCGCATGGATCCCAGTAGCGGCCAGTCAGCAGCGCAGTGGTTAGCAACCGCTAGCCCAGACGACATTGCGTGGGTGTTAAAAGTGTTTGGTGAAGAGCGTTTTGCTCGCCGGATTGCCAACGCGATTGTGCGTCATCGTGAGGACGAAGAAGCGACACCGCTTACTACCACTAACCAGCTGGCGAAGCTGATTGATCATGCGGTGCCGTTTAGAGAAAAGAAAAAGCACCCGGCAACGCGCAGTTTTCAAGCGATCCGCATTTATATCAACAGTGAATTGGATGAGATTGAGCAAGCACTGCAAGGGGCGCTGGCAAGCCTCGCCCCCGGTGGCCGTTTGTCTGTGATCAGCTTTCACTCGTTAGAAGATCGCATGGTGAAGCGCTTTATTCGCAAACAAAGTAAAGGCCCAGACGTGCCCAAAGGCGTGCCTTTGACTGAAGCGCAGATCGCGGAGCTTGGCTCGGCGGCGATGAAGCCCATTGGTAAGGCAATTAAACCGTCAGCTGATGAGGTGGCGCAAAACGCACGTGCGCGTAGTTCGGTATTACGCATCGCGGAGAAACTAGGGTAA
- the mraZ gene encoding division/cell wall cluster transcriptional repressor MraZ: MLRGVSAISVDKKGRLALPTRYRDGLITHCDGQFVCTIDHQLPCLALYPVPEWEVIEDKLAQLSSFQPAERRLQRLLLGHAFDCEMDGQGRLLLSAALRQYAGLEGKAMLVGQLNKFEIWDEQTWQAQIRQDMDTQAESTPMISERLADLSL; this comes from the coding sequence ATGCTACGCGGCGTCAGTGCCATATCGGTCGACAAGAAAGGGCGACTCGCCCTACCCACTCGCTATCGCGATGGCTTAATTACCCATTGTGACGGCCAATTTGTGTGCACGATCGATCACCAGCTCCCTTGTTTGGCCTTGTATCCTGTGCCTGAGTGGGAAGTGATTGAAGACAAGCTTGCACAGCTATCGAGCTTTCAGCCGGCAGAGCGGCGTTTACAGCGCTTGTTACTCGGTCATGCATTTGATTGTGAGATGGATGGCCAAGGCCGGCTATTGTTGTCCGCGGCGCTGCGCCAGTATGCCGGGCTTGAGGGCAAAGCGATGCTGGTGGGCCAACTCAACAAGTTTGAGATTTGGGATGAGCAAACATGGCAGGCACAAATTCGCCAGGATATGGACACACAGGCGGAATCAACCCCGATGATCAGTGAGCGGTTAGCTGACCTCTCTCTGTAA
- a CDS encoding UDP-N-acetylmuramoyl-tripeptide--D-alanyl-D-alanine ligase, giving the protein MIRTSLDTLAHAVNATILHRELVPEDDQIGAITTDTRELGEGAMFVALKGERFDGHDFAEQAKAAGAAAIVVDRPLDVAIPQLRVDDTRIALGQLGAWVKSQCQVPTIAITGSCGKTTVKQMLAAILAQKGPTLATAGNFNNDIGVPLTLFRLTPEHQYAVIELGANHIGEIAYTTSLVKPDIAMVTNLAAAHLEGFGSMEGVAIAKGEIYQGLPEGGIALVNQHSHGDEKWQAVLADKQVIPVTDTEAAPLKLIDSTLTDAGCYQITLNDGQMQKTVTLPLPGVHNITNALMAACAAMQLPGVGLDDVVSGLAAMENAAGRTQVTEPRPGLRLIDDTYNASVPAMKSAIDVLASYPGERWLIVGDMAELGQYSEQMHREVGEHAEKAELDRVFTTGNDSRVISECCGGDHFDSKEALIAHVVAMINTQTPDTILIKGARGMAMEAVVAAIKEAC; this is encoded by the coding sequence ATGATTCGGACCTCACTCGATACGCTTGCGCATGCGGTGAACGCGACGATATTGCATCGAGAGCTTGTGCCTGAAGATGACCAGATTGGGGCGATCACCACAGATACCCGCGAGCTTGGCGAAGGGGCGATGTTTGTTGCCTTAAAAGGGGAGCGCTTTGATGGCCATGACTTTGCAGAGCAAGCAAAAGCGGCTGGTGCAGCGGCGATAGTGGTCGATCGTCCGCTGGATGTCGCGATACCCCAATTGCGGGTGGATGACACGCGTATTGCCCTTGGCCAACTCGGGGCGTGGGTAAAAAGCCAGTGTCAGGTACCCACCATTGCCATCACCGGCAGCTGTGGCAAAACCACGGTAAAGCAAATGCTGGCGGCTATTCTGGCACAAAAAGGCCCGACCCTAGCTACTGCGGGCAATTTTAATAATGATATTGGGGTGCCATTGACCCTGTTTCGACTGACCCCTGAGCACCAATATGCAGTGATTGAGCTGGGGGCGAACCATATTGGCGAAATCGCCTACACCACGTCGTTGGTGAAACCGGATATTGCTATGGTAACCAACCTTGCCGCCGCGCATCTTGAGGGGTTTGGCTCAATGGAAGGGGTGGCGATTGCCAAAGGTGAGATCTACCAAGGTTTGCCAGAAGGTGGCATTGCACTGGTGAATCAACATAGCCACGGCGACGAAAAGTGGCAAGCGGTGCTGGCCGACAAGCAGGTGATCCCCGTCACTGACACCGAAGCGGCGCCACTGAAGTTGATAGATAGCACGCTCACCGATGCCGGCTGTTATCAAATCACCTTAAATGATGGCCAGATGCAAAAAACGGTCACCTTGCCATTACCCGGGGTGCACAATATCACTAATGCACTGATGGCCGCCTGCGCGGCGATGCAGCTGCCGGGCGTGGGGTTAGACGATGTGGTGAGCGGCTTAGCAGCGATGGAAAATGCCGCGGGGCGCACCCAGGTCACTGAGCCTCGACCAGGCTTGAGGTTGATTGATGACACCTATAACGCCAGTGTGCCGGCAATGAAATCCGCGATTGATGTGCTGGCCAGCTACCCAGGGGAGCGTTGGCTCATTGTGGGCGATATGGCTGAGCTGGGGCAATACAGTGAACAAATGCACCGTGAAGTGGGAGAGCATGCTGAAAAGGCAGAGTTAGACCGCGTGTTCACGACCGGAAACGATAGCCGTGTGATCAGCGAATGCTGTGGCGGTGACCATTTTGATAGTAAAGAGGCGCTCATTGCGCACGTAGTAGCCATGATAAACACACAGACACCTGACACAATTTTAATTAAAGGCGCTCGCGGGATGGCGATGGAAGCCGTTGTTGCCGCCATCAAGGAGGCTTGCTAA
- a CDS encoding phosphoheptose isomerase: MLESIKESFTESIQTQIAAAEAIPEYLSQSAQVMVQSLLNGNKILCCGNGGSAANAQHFASCLLNRFETERPSLPALALTTDTTTLTAVANDYSHDEVFSKQVRALGQAGDILLAISTSGNSKDIIKAMEAAVTRDMTIIAMTGKDGGEMAGLLGQRDVEIRIPSQRTARIQEGHLLTVHCLCDLIDQVLFPSHGE, from the coding sequence ATGCTAGAGAGCATCAAAGAGAGCTTTACCGAAAGTATTCAAACCCAGATAGCTGCCGCTGAGGCAATTCCTGAGTACCTGTCACAATCGGCTCAGGTGATGGTACAAAGCCTGCTTAATGGCAATAAAATCCTGTGTTGTGGTAACGGTGGCTCAGCCGCCAATGCCCAGCATTTCGCGTCTTGCTTGCTTAATCGCTTTGAAACCGAGCGCCCCAGCCTGCCAGCGTTAGCACTGACCACAGACACCACCACCTTAACGGCGGTGGCCAATGACTATAGCCATGATGAAGTGTTTTCTAAGCAAGTACGTGCCTTGGGGCAAGCTGGCGATATCTTGCTGGCGATTTCCACCAGTGGTAACAGCAAAGACATCATCAAAGCCATGGAAGCGGCGGTGACCCGTGATATGACCATTATTGCGATGACCGGCAAAGACGGTGGCGAAATGGCCGGGTTGCTCGGGCAGCGTGATGTCGAGATCCGCATTCCATCACAACGTACCGCACGGATCCAAGAAGGGCACTTACTCACCGTACACTGCTTGTGCGACCTTATTGATCAGGTGCTCTTCCCTTCTCACGGAGAATAA
- the ftsL gene encoding cell division protein FtsL: protein MEPRPSLAKQIRQDVLAIGKLPLGLLVAVLLSAIAVVSMTQSTRSLIAKQDALLEQRETLEVEWRNQLLEENALSEHSHVEAVAREDFGMIRPTSDNEVIVKRSLSNSR, encoded by the coding sequence ATGGAGCCGCGCCCCAGCCTTGCCAAACAGATTCGTCAGGACGTGCTGGCCATCGGTAAGTTGCCGTTGGGGTTGTTGGTGGCGGTGTTGCTATCAGCGATCGCTGTGGTGTCAATGACGCAATCGACGCGCAGTTTGATTGCCAAACAAGATGCGCTGCTTGAGCAGCGCGAAACGCTTGAAGTGGAGTGGCGAAATCAATTGCTGGAAGAAAACGCGTTATCAGAACACAGCCATGTGGAGGCCGTCGCGCGTGAGGATTTTGGCATGATTCGACCAACCAGTGATAACGAAGTGATCGTCAAACGATCTTTGAGTAATAGCCGGTGA
- a CDS encoding penicillin-binding transpeptidase domain-containing protein — MKKRSSKPANRRTPKAPPVLIQWRFGLICAFIALALVALVARAAYIQVIEPDRLRHEGDLRSVRVEQVHSARGMIEDRQGEPLAVSVPVQAVWADPVTVFKHQGLNNVERWYALADVLGLDRQALIDKIQANRKRRFVYLQRQVRPAMAAYVNKLDLPGVGLKAESRRFYPSAEVSAHLVGMTGIDGHGLEGIERRFDDWLAGEHGKRTVRKDRFGRVVEHIATEDKKEGQSLTLSIDQRLQAIAYRAIKQAVADYRATSGSLVMVDVKTGEVMAMVNAPSYNPNNRSSLKSFNMRNRAITDVFEPGSTMKPFVVLTALENGVADMDTVIDTGNGIMQIGGSRVRDVSKVGKANLARILKKSSNIGVSKLSLAMPVETLLGEYGSFGLGASTGVELVGESVGHFPSRRRWSDFERATLAFGYGLSVTPAQLARAYATLGSLGINRPLSILKREGVTEGKQVASRANVYKVLQMLEGVTQEGGSARRAAVDGYRVGAKTGTAKVAVAGGYGDEYIGYTAGLAPISDPRLAMVVVINEPQGDKYYGGQVAAPVFSDVMKSALQILNIAPDAGTGPELQVAKYASEVNQNE, encoded by the coding sequence GTGAAAAAACGTTCTAGCAAGCCTGCCAATCGCCGTACACCGAAAGCGCCACCTGTGCTGATCCAGTGGCGCTTTGGCCTTATTTGCGCGTTTATCGCCTTGGCCTTGGTCGCACTGGTGGCACGTGCGGCGTATATCCAAGTGATTGAGCCCGATAGGCTGCGTCATGAGGGGGACTTGCGCTCAGTACGGGTTGAACAAGTGCATTCCGCGCGTGGGATGATTGAAGACCGCCAAGGTGAGCCGTTGGCGGTCAGTGTCCCCGTGCAAGCGGTGTGGGCCGATCCGGTGACCGTATTTAAACACCAGGGGCTCAACAACGTTGAACGCTGGTACGCGCTGGCTGATGTACTGGGCCTAGACCGCCAGGCGCTGATTGACAAAATTCAAGCGAATCGCAAGCGGCGTTTTGTTTATCTGCAGCGCCAAGTACGCCCCGCAATGGCTGCGTATGTAAACAAGCTCGACTTGCCCGGTGTCGGTCTTAAAGCCGAGTCCCGCCGTTTTTATCCTAGTGCTGAGGTAAGTGCCCACTTAGTGGGGATGACAGGCATTGACGGCCATGGCTTGGAAGGGATTGAACGGCGGTTTGATGACTGGCTTGCTGGAGAGCATGGCAAGCGCACTGTGCGCAAAGACAGATTTGGCCGTGTGGTCGAGCACATTGCCACCGAAGACAAAAAAGAAGGCCAATCGCTCACGCTCAGCATCGACCAGCGTTTGCAAGCCATCGCTTACCGTGCAATTAAGCAAGCGGTGGCTGATTATCGCGCCACGTCCGGTTCGTTGGTGATGGTGGATGTCAAAACCGGCGAAGTGATGGCCATGGTTAACGCTCCCTCTTATAACCCTAACAACCGCAGCTCGCTGAAAAGCTTTAATATGCGTAACCGCGCGATCACTGACGTGTTTGAACCGGGCTCAACCATGAAACCCTTTGTGGTGCTCACTGCGTTGGAAAACGGGGTCGCGGATATGGACACCGTAATAGATACCGGTAATGGCATCATGCAAATCGGGGGCAGTCGCGTGCGGGATGTCTCCAAAGTGGGTAAAGCCAATCTCGCACGGATCCTCAAAAAGTCGAGCAACATCGGTGTCAGTAAGCTGTCGTTGGCGATGCCCGTGGAAACCCTGTTGGGCGAATACGGTAGCTTTGGCCTCGGGGCAAGTACTGGCGTCGAGTTGGTAGGTGAATCGGTAGGGCACTTCCCCTCACGCCGCCGCTGGTCAGACTTTGAACGGGCGACGCTGGCCTTTGGATATGGATTGTCAGTGACGCCGGCGCAACTGGCGCGTGCCTATGCCACGCTCGGCTCGTTGGGCATCAATCGACCGCTGAGTATTTTAAAGCGCGAGGGAGTGACTGAAGGGAAACAAGTCGCCTCGCGTGCAAATGTGTATAAAGTGCTGCAAATGCTAGAGGGCGTGACCCAAGAAGGCGGGAGTGCACGCCGTGCTGCGGTGGACGGTTACCGAGTCGGGGCGAAAACTGGTACCGCGAAAGTGGCAGTAGCGGGCGGTTATGGCGATGAGTATATCGGTTATACCGCGGGCCTGGCACCGATTAGTGATCCCAGACTGGCGATGGTGGTGGTGATCAACGAGCCACAAGGCGACAAGTATTATGGTGGCCAGGTGGCGGCGCCGGTGTTTTCTGATGTGATGAAAAGCGCGCTCCAGATCTTAAACATTGCACCGGATGCGGGCACAGGCCCTGAGTTACAAGTGGCTAAGTATGCAAGTGAAGTGAACCAGAATGAATGA
- the murE gene encoding UDP-N-acetylmuramoyl-L-alanyl-D-glutamate--2,6-diaminopimelate ligase translates to MNDLNQWLSPWLADAPSVPVKQMTLDSRCVGDGDVFVAVQGHQVDGRQFIQAAIDASAVAVVQQGENDQIAWRDQVPVISLRALPHALSAMAARFYQDPQQHLGLIGVTGTNGKTTVSQLIAQWLDALDQRTAVMGTTGNGFIGALKAADNTTGDAISIQAQLADFVQQGASHVAMEVSSHGLVQGRVASLAFDAAVFTNLSHDHLDYHGTLDAYAEAKKQLFALGSPLKVINADDSVGRSWLQQWPEAIAVAMDAASLEAHKGRFVRATSVAYASDGVRVQIDSSWGQGEIHAALVGDFNVSNLLVSLATLLGLGYPLAPLLAVAPQLQAVTGRMEVFLAADKPTVVVDYAHTPDALEKALLALRRHCKGALWCIFGCGGDRDTRKRPLMARLAEQHADHVVLTNDNPRSEDPETITQDMLTGMLAPEHVWVKHDRADAVTQVIQQANTDDIVLIAGKGHEDYQILAHGKVHYSDRETVAAQLKELS, encoded by the coding sequence ATGAATGATTTAAACCAATGGCTGAGTCCGTGGCTGGCCGATGCGCCGAGCGTCCCAGTCAAGCAGATGACACTCGACAGTCGCTGCGTCGGTGATGGAGATGTGTTTGTGGCGGTGCAAGGCCATCAGGTCGATGGTCGCCAGTTTATTCAGGCTGCGATTGATGCAAGCGCGGTGGCCGTGGTGCAACAAGGTGAAAACGACCAGATAGCCTGGCGCGATCAAGTGCCAGTGATCAGCCTGCGCGCGTTACCTCATGCGCTCTCTGCGATGGCGGCGCGCTTTTATCAGGATCCTCAGCAACACCTCGGGTTGATTGGTGTCACCGGAACCAATGGCAAAACCACGGTGTCGCAACTGATTGCTCAGTGGCTTGACGCGCTCGATCAACGCACAGCCGTGATGGGTACCACGGGCAACGGCTTTATTGGTGCGCTGAAAGCCGCTGACAACACCACTGGGGACGCGATTAGTATTCAAGCGCAATTAGCCGATTTTGTTCAGCAAGGGGCCAGCCATGTCGCGATGGAAGTGTCATCGCACGGTTTGGTGCAAGGGCGCGTGGCCAGCCTTGCCTTTGATGCCGCGGTATTTACCAATTTAAGTCATGATCACCTTGACTACCACGGCACCCTCGACGCCTACGCCGAGGCGAAAAAGCAACTGTTTGCGTTAGGCTCGCCACTTAAAGTCATCAATGCGGATGATAGTGTTGGTCGCTCCTGGCTACAGCAATGGCCAGAGGCTATCGCGGTCGCCATGGACGCAGCTTCACTGGAAGCCCACAAAGGCCGATTTGTGCGCGCGACCTCGGTCGCCTATGCCAGCGACGGTGTGCGGGTGCAGATCGACTCATCCTGGGGACAAGGCGAGATCCATGCCGCATTAGTGGGAGATTTTAATGTCAGCAATTTGCTAGTGAGCTTGGCGACCTTATTGGGGCTGGGCTACCCATTAGCACCGTTATTGGCGGTGGCCCCGCAGTTGCAAGCTGTCACAGGGCGGATGGAGGTTTTTCTCGCTGCTGACAAACCGACCGTCGTGGTTGATTATGCTCACACGCCCGATGCGCTGGAGAAAGCGCTGCTTGCGTTGCGACGTCATTGTAAAGGCGCGCTGTGGTGCATCTTTGGCTGCGGCGGCGACCGGGATACACGCAAGCGGCCGCTAATGGCCCGTTTGGCTGAGCAGCACGCCGATCATGTGGTATTGACCAACGATAATCCACGTAGCGAAGATCCTGAGACTATTACTCAAGACATGCTTACGGGGATGCTGGCGCCAGAGCACGTGTGGGTGAAGCATGATCGTGCCGACGCGGTGACTCAGGTCATTCAACAAGCGAACACTGATGACATTGTCCTGATTGCAGGCAAGGGTCATGAAGATTACCAAATTTTGGCGCACGGCAAGGTGCATTATTCCGACCGAGAGACGGTGGCGGCACAACTCAAGGAGTTATCATGA
- a CDS encoding penicillin-binding protein activator produces MVKLTQKRQSVTRLITPVALALALAACSAPTSTPTARDVISQPATENSTFYLLQAETSQGEKQNDWYLLAIKALINEQQLNQADVLLQRLSERQLNTEQRIEWTLARARLFAQTGQLTQADQVLALSPSWQLTDSQYVRFYQQKAKIARQQDNALGAVKNQYQLANYANADDAQQAWNTLWQDLQLLSQNEIKQLQNSDDDILAGWIALLDIARRYTGDVAEMQSQLDAYLASHPAHPANQYLPDNLADIQALTITQPTRVGVMLPLTDKFSEQGDAIRDGFVEAMLDADSEQRPEVRFYDTNALDVNTLTRRITDDGVDFVVGPLQKHKVAAVSNAIAGQVPLLALNEPTDDHYQQGVCYFTLSPEQEAAQAADRLHQQGYQFPLVLYPDSAFGQRMRDAFSTRWQSLTDTEVEQAPLGDRDKMQARIRDIFGLDASQRRIAQMKQLTDLPLQSQARSRRDIDAVYMVAGAAELTLLKPFIEVAINPDVQPPKLYASSRSNNRADGMGQLAELQGIEFSDIPLLISPQSAAYQQYQQRHPSPSNNTTRLHALGMDAYGLLKGLPQMQAQPGYQLSGQTGQLSLAEHCVIHRQLDWARFGKTDIEPITTQTKQDAQ; encoded by the coding sequence ATGGTTAAACTTACCCAGAAGCGTCAAAGTGTAACACGACTTATCACCCCTGTAGCCCTAGCGTTAGCGCTGGCTGCATGTAGTGCACCGACGTCTACGCCAACGGCGCGTGATGTCATCAGTCAGCCGGCAACGGAGAATTCGACATTTTACCTGTTGCAAGCAGAAACCAGCCAAGGTGAGAAGCAAAACGACTGGTATCTACTGGCGATCAAAGCACTCATCAACGAGCAACAGCTAAACCAAGCCGACGTGCTATTGCAGCGCTTGTCAGAGCGCCAACTCAACACCGAGCAACGTATTGAGTGGACCTTGGCACGTGCGCGGCTTTTCGCACAAACCGGCCAACTCACCCAAGCCGATCAGGTACTGGCGCTTTCTCCCAGCTGGCAGCTTACAGACAGCCAGTATGTGCGTTTTTACCAGCAAAAGGCCAAGATTGCCCGCCAGCAAGACAATGCGCTCGGTGCGGTGAAAAACCAATACCAATTAGCAAATTATGCCAACGCCGATGACGCGCAGCAGGCATGGAATACCTTGTGGCAAGATTTACAGTTACTGAGCCAAAATGAAATCAAACAGCTACAAAACAGCGATGATGACATTCTCGCCGGCTGGATTGCGTTACTTGATATTGCCCGTCGTTACACCGGCGATGTTGCTGAGATGCAAAGCCAGTTGGATGCCTATTTAGCGTCGCACCCCGCGCATCCCGCCAACCAGTATCTCCCAGATAACTTAGCCGACATTCAAGCGTTGACTATCACCCAACCGACCCGTGTTGGCGTGATGTTGCCATTGACTGACAAATTCTCCGAGCAAGGGGATGCGATTCGCGATGGTTTTGTCGAGGCCATGCTGGATGCTGATAGCGAACAACGCCCTGAAGTCCGTTTTTATGACACCAACGCGTTAGACGTTAACACGCTCACCCGGCGGATCACTGATGACGGCGTCGATTTTGTCGTCGGGCCTTTGCAAAAACACAAGGTAGCCGCCGTCAGCAACGCCATTGCCGGACAAGTGCCTTTGTTGGCACTGAATGAACCCACGGATGATCACTACCAGCAAGGCGTATGCTATTTTACCTTGTCGCCTGAACAAGAGGCAGCGCAAGCGGCCGATCGCTTGCACCAACAAGGGTACCAATTCCCGTTGGTGCTCTATCCTGACTCTGCCTTTGGACAGCGAATGCGCGACGCCTTTTCTACGCGTTGGCAATCACTGACCGACACCGAGGTAGAACAAGCACCGCTGGGTGATCGCGATAAAATGCAAGCGCGCATCCGTGATATTTTCGGCTTGGACGCCAGCCAACGCCGAATCGCTCAAATGAAGCAACTCACCGACTTGCCGTTGCAATCACAAGCGCGTAGCCGTCGGGATATTGATGCGGTTTATATGGTCGCCGGTGCCGCCGAGCTGACCTTGCTCAAACCCTTTATCGAAGTGGCCATTAATCCGGATGTGCAGCCACCCAAGCTGTACGCCAGCTCACGCAGTAACAATCGCGCAGACGGCATGGGGCAATTAGCCGAGCTGCAGGGCATCGAGTTTAGTGATATTCCGCTGCTGATTAGCCCCCAAAGCGCAGCGTATCAACAATACCAGCAGCGCCATCCATCGCCGAGCAATAACACCACGCGTTTACACGCGCTTGGAATGGATGCATACGGCCTGCTGAAAGGGTTACCGCAAATGCAGGCACAACCTGGCTACCAATTGAGTGGCCAAACAGGCCAATTATCACTGGCGGAACACTGTGTTATTCATCGGCAGCTGGACTGGGCGCGATTTGGCAAAACAGACATCGAGCCGATTACCACTCAAACCAAGCAGGATGCGCAGTGA
- the rsmI gene encoding 16S rRNA (cytidine(1402)-2'-O)-methyltransferase translates to MTDANLSDHAHPTLYIVPTPIGNLADITQRALDVLASVDLVAAEDTRHTARLLSHFSINAKTFALHEHNEQQKAAALLARLQQGQSVALVSDAGTPLISDPGYHLVTQCREAGVRVVPLPGACAVVTALSASGLPSDRFSFEGFLPPKTKARQDTFRTLADDPRTLIFYESPHRIRDSLADMREVLGEDRRVVLARELTKTFETIHGAPLGELIAWLNEDANRLRGEMVLLVAGYRADKSALPSAACHALGLLAAELPLKKAAALVAELYSVKKNALYKWGLENL, encoded by the coding sequence ATGACTGATGCAAATCTATCCGACCATGCTCATCCCACGCTGTATATTGTGCCAACACCGATAGGCAACTTGGCGGATATTACCCAGCGTGCACTCGATGTGTTAGCCAGCGTGGATCTGGTTGCTGCCGAAGACACGCGTCACACCGCACGATTGCTCTCGCATTTTTCTATCAATGCGAAGACCTTTGCCTTACATGAGCATAACGAGCAGCAAAAAGCGGCGGCATTATTAGCGCGCTTGCAACAAGGCCAGTCAGTTGCATTAGTCTCGGACGCGGGAACGCCGTTGATTAGCGACCCTGGCTACCATCTGGTCACGCAATGCCGTGAAGCGGGTGTGCGCGTGGTGCCTCTGCCAGGCGCTTGCGCGGTGGTGACCGCATTAAGTGCTTCTGGTTTGCCTTCAGACCGCTTTAGTTTTGAAGGGTTCCTACCGCCTAAGACAAAAGCACGTCAGGATACGTTCCGCACCTTGGCTGATGATCCTCGCACCTTGATTTTCTATGAATCGCCGCACCGGATTCGCGACAGTTTAGCGGATATGCGTGAAGTGTTGGGTGAGGATCGGCGCGTGGTATTGGCGCGTGAGCTGACCAAAACCTTTGAAACCATTCATGGGGCACCGTTAGGCGAACTGATTGCGTGGTTAAATGAAGATGCCAACCGGCTACGCGGTGAAATGGTGCTATTGGTAGCGGGTTATCGTGCCGATAAAAGCGCGTTGCCGTCGGCGGCGTGTCATGCCCTCGGTTTATTGGCCGCTGAGCTACCCCTGAAAAAGGCAGCGGCATTAGTCGCGGAATTGTATTCGGTTAAAAAGAACGCACTCTATAAGTGGGGCTTGGAGAATCTGTAG
- a CDS encoding YraN family protein gives MIRPQPRAKGQAYEAHACQYLVRHGLRVLDKNAHSRRGEIDLVMQDGTCLVFVEVRFRQGRGFGGAAASITAAKQKRLILAAERWMQCHGVKSTQTEFRFDAVTFDGSVEAVNWIKNIVQG, from the coding sequence GTGATACGTCCTCAGCCTAGAGCGAAAGGACAAGCTTACGAGGCACACGCTTGCCAGTACCTCGTGCGACACGGGCTCCGCGTTTTAGATAAAAACGCGCACAGTCGCCGCGGGGAAATCGACCTGGTGATGCAAGACGGCACCTGCTTGGTGTTCGTCGAAGTCCGTTTTCGCCAAGGGCGCGGATTTGGCGGCGCAGCGGCCAGTATTACCGCCGCTAAGCAAAAGCGTTTAATTCTCGCGGCAGAACGCTGGATGCAGTGCCACGGGGTAAAAAGTACACAAACAGAATTTCGCTTTGACGCCGTCACCTTTGATGGCAGTGTTGAGGCGGTCAACTGGATTAAAAACATTGTTCAAGGGTAA